A stretch of the Deltaproteobacteria bacterium genome encodes the following:
- a CDS encoding ATP-binding protein translates to MTIEVVAAALVASLTFFMAFGLSLVARHRLLDRPARIFLAVSMLTYGLVSVSNLLEHGGITAAFDPYEDFLEILFLPFFLFFVYVASRNAVQQKLAAEEGVLAATLEAVGDAVIGIDALGRIRWTNGATTELLGELEPARDLRLRDLLDHSEGEPLSVEEEESLLEFAGGAGPVRLRSRRAGRPLEVRIAPVGRALVDGVRTVVVIRDLATQLAHEQQMLEMSRVEALGVMAGGLAHDFNNLLMSISGNVELVQIKDPPAGVGRRALEDAMIAIHQVGELTQKLLLLSRKQVTQQRLQPITPVLEEAALLVRARRDIEFQLALPRDLPELSFDHAQILQLFNNLVLNAAQAMPDGGALRVSAQAERDSVLVTVSDEGEGIAPEHLSTIFDPYVTTKEEGTGLGLAVVRAVVRNHHGRIEVDSTPGEGTSFKVWLPRAI, encoded by the coding sequence ATGACCATCGAGGTCGTCGCCGCGGCGCTGGTCGCCAGCCTCACCTTCTTCATGGCCTTCGGCCTCTCGTTGGTGGCTCGGCACCGGCTCCTCGATCGCCCTGCCCGGATCTTCCTCGCGGTGTCCATGCTCACCTACGGCCTGGTGAGCGTCTCGAACCTGCTCGAGCACGGCGGGATCACCGCGGCGTTCGATCCCTACGAGGACTTCCTCGAGATCCTCTTCCTCCCCTTCTTCCTCTTCTTCGTCTACGTCGCCTCCCGGAACGCGGTGCAGCAGAAGCTGGCGGCCGAGGAGGGGGTCCTCGCCGCGACCCTCGAGGCCGTGGGGGACGCGGTCATCGGCATCGACGCCCTCGGCCGCATTCGCTGGACCAATGGAGCGACGACGGAGCTCCTGGGAGAGCTCGAGCCGGCCCGGGACCTGAGACTCCGGGACCTCCTGGACCACTCGGAAGGGGAGCCGCTCAGCGTCGAGGAGGAGGAGAGCCTCCTGGAGTTCGCAGGTGGCGCGGGGCCGGTCCGCCTTCGCTCTCGCCGTGCGGGACGGCCCCTCGAGGTCCGGATCGCCCCGGTCGGCAGGGCCCTGGTCGATGGCGTGCGCACGGTGGTGGTCATCCGTGACCTGGCCACCCAGCTGGCGCACGAGCAGCAGATGCTCGAGATGTCCCGGGTCGAGGCCCTCGGCGTGATGGCCGGCGGCCTCGCTCACGACTTCAACAACCTCCTGATGTCCATCTCGGGCAACGTCGAGCTCGTGCAGATCAAGGATCCTCCGGCCGGCGTGGGGCGTCGGGCCCTGGAAGACGCGATGATCGCCATCCACCAGGTCGGAGAGCTGACCCAGAAGTTGCTGCTGCTCTCCCGGAAGCAGGTCACCCAGCAGCGCCTGCAGCCCATCACGCCCGTCCTCGAGGAGGCCGCGCTGCTGGTGAGAGCGCGTAGGGACATCGAGTTCCAGCTGGCGCTCCCCAGGGACCTGCCCGAGCTCTCCTTCGACCACGCCCAGATCCTCCAGCTCTTCAACAACCTGGTGCTCAACGCGGCGCAGGCCATGCCCGACGGAGGCGCCCTGCGCGTGTCCGCGCAGGCCGAGCGCGACTCGGTACTGGTGACGGTCAGCGACGAGGGAGAGGGCATCGCCCCCGAGCACCTGTCGACGATCTTCGACCCCTACGTGACGACGAAGGAGGAGGGCACGGGCCTGGGCCTGGCGGTGGTCCGGGCGGTAGTCCGCAACCACCATGGACGCATCGAGGTGGACTCCACGCCGGGCGAGGGCACCAGCTTCAAGGTCTGGCTGCCCAGGGCAATCTGA
- the rpmB gene encoding 50S ribosomal protein L28 produces the protein MARRCELCGKGPQSGNNVSHANNKSRRRWLPNLQKVRAVVNGATKTLRVCTRCIKSGRIVKAA, from the coding sequence ATGGCTCGTCGCTGTGAACTTTGCGGGAAGGGTCCCCAGTCGGGGAACAACGTCTCCCACGCCAACAACAAGTCTCGCCGCCGCTGGCTGCCCAACCTGCAGAAGGTCCGGGCCGTGGTGAACGGCGCCACGAAGACGCTTCGCGTCTGCACCCGCTGCATCAAGTCGGGTCGCATCGTGAAGGCGGCCTAG
- a CDS encoding PEGA domain-containing protein translates to MRADGALRGGRWTLFLVALLALILPLAAPAQERGPIALGALGEDAKAPDALKGARTGLKDAGFALRPPRQVTAAAGAPLAALAAACAGRAACYDGIAKSVEGEVWLLDIVRGEYVMQVVLHRGLPGGGGGSSQLTIFNEGEVEAAAYGLVVEAGKLEAKGKLSITSQPEGADVRISGQLIGQTPVKGFVAKAGAVRVDVESKGFEDVSRLVLLQPGAEVSLEHTLEVKLDEIPLADLDEPAVDATAPTGGEAAITTISDLSPTEAARMALPPLASTTVTPERKSIRLPTWFAAGLGVVALGGGAYFGMNANSQVKSARAETVQLQVQSFNEAAQSSAMKANVFFGVGAAAMGTATYLLIRDLSR, encoded by the coding sequence ATGCGAGCTGATGGAGCACTCCGTGGGGGTCGGTGGACCCTGTTCCTGGTGGCCCTCCTGGCCCTGATCCTGCCCCTCGCGGCCCCGGCGCAGGAGCGCGGGCCGATCGCCCTGGGCGCCCTGGGCGAGGACGCGAAGGCCCCCGACGCCCTGAAGGGCGCCCGGACCGGCCTGAAGGACGCGGGCTTCGCCCTGCGGCCGCCGCGTCAGGTCACCGCCGCCGCCGGCGCCCCCCTCGCCGCCCTCGCGGCGGCCTGCGCCGGGCGGGCGGCCTGCTACGACGGGATCGCCAAGTCGGTGGAGGGCGAGGTCTGGCTCCTCGACATCGTCCGGGGTGAGTACGTGATGCAGGTCGTCCTCCACCGGGGCCTCCCCGGCGGCGGGGGCGGCTCCAGCCAGCTGACCATCTTCAACGAGGGAGAGGTCGAGGCCGCCGCCTACGGACTGGTGGTGGAGGCCGGGAAGCTCGAGGCGAAGGGGAAGCTCTCGATCACCAGCCAGCCCGAGGGCGCCGACGTGCGGATCTCCGGGCAGCTGATCGGCCAGACCCCGGTGAAGGGCTTCGTCGCCAAGGCCGGCGCCGTGCGGGTGGACGTCGAGTCGAAGGGCTTCGAGGACGTCAGCCGCCTCGTGCTCCTGCAGCCGGGGGCCGAGGTCAGCCTCGAGCACACCCTCGAGGTGAAGCTGGACGAGATCCCGCTGGCGGATCTCGACGAGCCCGCCGTGGACGCGACGGCCCCCACCGGGGGAGAGGCGGCCATCACCACCATCTCGGACCTGAGCCCGACCGAGGCCGCGCGGATGGCCCTGCCTCCCCTGGCCTCCACGACCGTCACCCCCGAGCGCAAGAGCATCCGCCTGCCCACCTGGTTCGCGGCGGGGCTGGGCGTGGTCGCCCTGGGCGGCGGCGCCTACTTCGGGATGAACGCCAACTCCCAGGTGAAGTCGGCCCGCGCCGAGACCGTGCAGCTCCAGGTGCAGTCCTTCAACGAGGCAGCCCAGTCCAGCGCGATGAAGGCGAACGTCTTCTTCGGGGTGGGCGCGGCGGCGATGGGGACGGCCACCTACCTGCTGATCCGCGATCTGAGCCGCTGA